TTTTTTTAAGAGGAATAGGGTAATAAATAAATTACGTAAATTATGATAAAATCCCAAAATAAAATAAGGAGGCGTTTATGAGTAGAAGTGATATTACAAATTTAGTGACTTTACTTATTATGGCATTTGGTTATTCAAATGATAACCATACTATTTTTATGGTTGGACTGTTTGCCTTAAGTGGTGCTATTACAAATACTTTGGCTATTCATATGCTTTTTGAAAAGGTGCCATTTTTATATGGAAGTGGTGTTATTGAAAAAAAGTTTGAAGCTTTTAAACATGCAATCCATAACTTACTTATGAATGAGTTTTTTACAAAAGAGAACTTAACAAACTTCTTTAAAGATGAAGTATCAAGTGCAAAAAGTACAATTGATTTTGAAAAACTATTAAATAAAACGGACTTTACACCTGCTTATGACTCTTTAAAAGAATCAGTTATAGAGTCACCTTTTGGTGGTATGTTAGGAATGTTTGGTGGAGAAGCAGCATTAGAACCACTAAAAGAGCCTTTTGTAGAAAAACTAAAAGCTTCAATAGTTAAAATTTCTCAAACAGACTCTTTTCAAGCTGTTGTAAATGAAGCCTTAACATCTGAAGATTTAAGTGAAGATGTATATGAAAAGTTAAGCAAAATAGTAAATGCAAGATTAGATGAACTAACACCCAAAATGGTAAAAGAATTAGTTCAAAATATGATAAAAGAGCACTTAGGATGGCTTGTTATTTGGGGTGCAGTATTTGGTGGAATAATAGGATTGGTTTCAACATTAGTAATATAAAAATATTTTTTATATTATGAATTTACACACTTTTTCCTCATTAGAGTTTTACAATAGTTCTAAAAAGAAAAAGGATTTGTAATGAGAAGACTATTATTAACAGCAGTTGGGGTAGGAGTGTTCGCTTCCATAGCATTAGCTCATGGAATGAATCAAGGTAGCAGTAATCAGATGATGAACCAAAAACAGCAGGTTCAAAAAAACCATATGAATAATTCAGGAAACCACATGAATGATTCACAAATGGGAAATCATGGGAACCAAGGAAACCATATGAATAATTCAGGAAATCACATGAATGATTCACAAATGGGAAATCATGGGAACCAAGGAAACCATATGAATAACTCAGGAAACCACATGAATGATTCACAAATGATGAATCACGGAAACTAGATAGTTGGTATAAAGTTTAATTTTTTAATTAAACTTTATACTCATAGCCCTTTACTCCAAGGTTTTCTTTATCTCTTCGTACTCTTCTTTTG
The Arcobacter sp. F155 genome window above contains:
- a CDS encoding DUF445 family protein, translated to MSRSDITNLVTLLIMAFGYSNDNHTIFMVGLFALSGAITNTLAIHMLFEKVPFLYGSGVIEKKFEAFKHAIHNLLMNEFFTKENLTNFFKDEVSSAKSTIDFEKLLNKTDFTPAYDSLKESVIESPFGGMLGMFGGEAALEPLKEPFVEKLKASIVKISQTDSFQAVVNEALTSEDLSEDVYEKLSKIVNARLDELTPKMVKELVQNMIKEHLGWLVIWGAVFGGIIGLVSTLVI